One genomic region from Campylobacter concisus encodes:
- the hisF gene encoding imidazole glycerol phosphate synthase subunit HisF: MNHFAKRIIPCLDVKDGRVVKGVNFVGLVDAGDPVEIAKRYNDEGADELCFLDITASHLGRDTIVDVVKKVASKLFIPLTVGGGIRTLDDISRLLNAGCDKVSLNSSAIKDPNLIDEAANKFGSQCVVVAIDAKKIENGYSVFINGGRIDTKKDAFAWAKEVESRGAGEILLTSMDNDGVKQGFNLELTKVFSTLSIPTIASGGAGKIEHFKEAFEAGADACLAASIFHFGEIEIKKLKEYLKTNSIEVRL, translated from the coding sequence TTGAATCATTTTGCAAAACGTATAATCCCATGCCTTGATGTAAAAGATGGCAGAGTCGTAAAAGGCGTAAATTTCGTAGGGCTTGTCGATGCTGGAGATCCTGTTGAGATAGCTAAAAGATACAATGATGAGGGTGCTGATGAGCTTTGCTTTTTGGATATCACTGCCTCTCATCTTGGGCGTGATACGATAGTTGATGTCGTAAAAAAGGTCGCAAGTAAGCTTTTTATCCCACTAACAGTTGGTGGTGGTATACGCACGTTAGATGATATATCACGCCTTTTAAATGCTGGCTGCGACAAAGTGAGCCTAAACTCATCGGCGATAAAAGATCCAAATTTGATTGATGAGGCAGCTAATAAATTTGGCTCGCAATGTGTTGTAGTAGCGATCGATGCTAAAAAGATCGAGAATGGTTATAGTGTTTTTATAAATGGCGGCAGGATCGATACTAAAAAAGATGCATTTGCTTGGGCAAAAGAAGTTGAGTCGCGTGGAGCAGGGGAGATATTGCTAACCTCTATGGACAATGACGGTGTCAAACAAGGTTTTAACCTTGAGCTAACAAAGGTATTTAGCACGCTTTCCATACCAACTATCGCAAGTGGCGGTGCAGGTAAGATTGAGCACTTTAAAGAGGCTTTTGAAGCCGGGGCTGATGCATGCTTAGCAGCTTCGATCTTTCACTTCGGTGAGATCGAGATAAAAAAGCTAAAAGAGTATCTCAAGACAAATAGTATTGAGGTCAGGCTTTGA
- a CDS encoding pseudouridine synthase family protein produces the protein MPYVNKFIATSDHQKAYEILLRSGFNMSQTQRLIDKGRLICDGSVVSEKNAILCGNVFLIDYEAEPKGLKPIFECESFAVFDKPSGVLSHPNGRHCDYSLNDEIYTLFGRNASVAHRLDFETSGLIVVGKDRNSTTKLKKIFENREISKSYVAMVQGKIEREITIDAKMDLANNYDDVKMRMQICENGKSAMTKILPIRYFDDIDTTLLRAIPLTGRQHQIRLHLFHVKHKILGEPLYGLSRPQIEKILDKEISERERINLTGAKRLLLHSDEISFKFDEIFYNIKSKFDAESEFHRYAKESLL, from the coding sequence TTGCCCTATGTAAATAAATTTATCGCTACTTCAGATCATCAAAAAGCTTACGAAATTTTGTTGCGAAGTGGTTTTAACATGAGCCAAACCCAGCGCCTTATAGATAAAGGTAGGCTGATATGTGACGGTAGTGTCGTGAGTGAGAAAAATGCCATTTTGTGTGGTAATGTTTTTTTGATCGACTATGAGGCGGAGCCAAAGGGACTAAAACCGATCTTTGAGTGTGAGAGCTTTGCCGTATTTGATAAGCCAAGTGGAGTGCTAAGCCACCCAAATGGCAGACACTGCGACTACTCACTAAATGATGAAATTTACACACTTTTTGGACGAAATGCGAGCGTGGCACATAGGCTAGACTTTGAGACAAGCGGCTTGATAGTCGTGGGCAAAGATAGAAATTCTACGACTAAACTAAAGAAAATTTTTGAAAATAGAGAGATTTCTAAAAGCTACGTCGCGATGGTACAAGGCAAGATCGAGCGAGAAATTACGATCGATGCCAAAATGGATCTAGCAAATAACTACGACGATGTGAAAATGAGGATGCAAATTTGTGAAAATGGCAAGAGTGCTATGACTAAAATTTTACCGATCAGATATTTTGACGATATCGATACGACTTTACTTCGGGCTATTCCTCTCACTGGCAGGCAGCATCAAATTCGCTTGCATTTGTTTCATGTGAAACACAAGATACTTGGCGAACCACTTTATGGTTTATCACGTCCGCAGATCGAGAAAATTTTAGATAAAGAGATAAGCGAGCGTGAACGGATAAATTTAACTGGAGCAAAAAGGCTCTTACTCCACTCAGATGAAATTTCTTTTAAATTTGATGAAATTTTTTATAACATAAAAAGTAAATTTGACGCTGAAAGCGAATTTCATAGGTATGCAAAAGAGAGTTTACTTTAG
- the rlmN gene encoding 23S rRNA (adenine(2503)-C(2))-methyltransferase RlmN, whose translation MINLLDLSIDELKELVSPPFRATQIYEWIYKKNATEFSQMLNLPKDMRQDLAEKFYIDPLKCVKFEQSSDGSIKYLFELKDGLKIESVLLPMKEEISDENGKISRHARYTICVSSQVGCKMGCAFCLTAKGGLVRNLTAGEIVGQILWIKRENKIPYERRINVVYMGMGEPLDNLTNVSKAIKILALNEGLAISPRRQTVSTSGLGSQIKKLGEMDLGVLLAISLHAVTNELRSRLMPINKAYNIEAVMDAVRGFPIDMRKRVMFEYLVIKDLNDSVSDAKKLVKLLHGIKAKVNLIYFNPHEGSEFGRPELTSMLKFQEYLRDHGVTCTIRQSKGLDISAACGQLKQRNENAKFKAIVSDKNLKTQSLEDNSKASVS comes from the coding sequence GTGATAAATTTGCTTGATCTTAGTATCGATGAGCTAAAAGAGTTAGTTTCTCCACCATTTAGAGCAACACAAATCTACGAGTGGATATATAAAAAAAATGCAACCGAATTTAGCCAGATGCTGAATTTACCTAAAGATATGCGTCAAGATCTGGCTGAGAAATTTTATATCGATCCTTTAAAATGTGTAAAATTTGAACAAAGTAGTGATGGTTCGATCAAGTATCTTTTTGAGCTAAAAGATGGGCTAAAGATAGAGAGTGTTTTGCTACCGATGAAAGAGGAGATAAGTGATGAGAATGGAAAGATCAGTCGCCATGCTCGTTATACGATTTGTGTTAGTTCGCAGGTTGGCTGTAAAATGGGCTGTGCTTTTTGTCTAACAGCAAAGGGCGGGCTTGTTAGAAATTTGACTGCAGGCGAGATTGTAGGGCAAATTTTATGGATAAAAAGAGAAAATAAAATACCTTATGAAAGACGTATAAATGTCGTTTATATGGGTATGGGTGAGCCACTCGATAATCTTACTAACGTTAGTAAAGCGATCAAAATTTTAGCTCTTAACGAGGGTCTAGCCATATCGCCACGTCGTCAAACCGTTTCAACTAGTGGCCTTGGTAGCCAGATAAAAAAGCTTGGCGAGATGGATCTTGGTGTGTTATTGGCCATATCGCTTCATGCTGTTACTAATGAACTTAGAAGTCGCCTGATGCCGATAAATAAGGCTTATAATATCGAGGCTGTTATGGATGCTGTTAGGGGATTTCCTATCGATATGCGCAAGCGTGTGATGTTTGAATACCTTGTTATCAAGGATTTAAACGATAGCGTGAGTGATGCTAAAAAGTTGGTAAAATTACTTCATGGCATAAAAGCGAAGGTAAATCTTATATATTTTAATCCACATGAGGGCAGTGAATTTGGACGACCTGAGCTTACCAGCATGCTAAAATTTCAAGAATATCTAAGAGATCACGGTGTTACTTGCACGATCAGACAGAGTAAAGGCCTTGACATAAGTGCGGCTTGTGGGCAGTTAAAACAACGTAATGAAAATGCAAAATTTAAAGCTATTGTCAGTGATAAAAATTTAAAAACACAGTCGCTTGAAGATAATAGTAAAGCCAGTGTGAGTTAA
- a CDS encoding ribonucleoside-diphosphate reductase subunit alpha: protein MKVVKRNGRTEELDISKIKKYTNEAVLGLNNVSLSELEVDAKIQFRDMITTEEIQQTLIKTAVDKIDIDRPNWTFVAARLFLFDLYHKVTGFNGYNHLKDYLVKGEKVGRIIPGLKEKYDLEDLNAYIKPERDLQFAYLGIKTLYDRYLIKDKNGMPIELPQHMFMAIAMFLAQNELDSQGWAKKFYDLISKFEVMLATPTLSNARTTRHQLSSCYVGSTPDNIEGIFDSYKEMALLSKFGGGIGWDWSKVRAMGGSIDGHKNAAGGIIPFLKVTNDIAVAVDQLGTRKGAIAVYIEPWHMDVSDFLDLRKNSGEERRRAHELFPALWINDLFMKRVKENGRWSLFDPAQVSDLCDLYGEEFEKRYLEYESDENIQKNTILAKELWKKILTSYFETGMPFLCFKDNANKANPNDHEGIIRSSNLCTEIFQNTAPNYYKIKITYEDGGEELFDEEEDVTVDSGITKKAKKLSALDSLKGKQIFIVEKESIEGKTAVCNLASINLSKINSKEDIERVVPIAIRMLDNVIDLNFYPHKKVKHTNLASRSIGLGVMGEAQMLAEKNVKWGSYEHLALIDSIMENISYNAIYASSNLAVEKGIYPKFEGSKWSKGIMPIDTANENAKVLLNDKGGLFDENVCDWDKLREKVKRDGMRNGYLMAIAPTSSISILVGTTQTIEPVYKRKWFEHNLSGMIPNVVPNLSPDTWQFYTPAYELDQRILIKAGAIRQKWIDQGQSLNIFMSLDKASGGYLSEIYTLAWELGLKSTYYLRSESPDSEKLNDVADRSIECEGCQ, encoded by the coding sequence TTGAAAGTAGTAAAACGTAATGGCAGAACAGAAGAGCTTGATATCAGCAAGATCAAAAAATACACGAACGAAGCGGTTCTAGGGCTTAACAATGTAAGCCTTAGCGAGCTCGAGGTAGATGCAAAAATTCAGTTTAGAGATATGATAACGACTGAGGAAATTCAGCAAACTCTTATAAAAACAGCAGTTGATAAGATCGACATCGATCGCCCAAATTGGACATTTGTCGCTGCGAGACTATTTTTGTTCGACCTTTATCACAAAGTGACCGGCTTTAACGGCTACAACCACCTAAAAGACTACCTAGTAAAAGGCGAAAAAGTAGGCCGCATCATCCCTGGGTTAAAAGAGAAGTACGACCTAGAGGATCTAAACGCCTACATTAAGCCTGAGCGTGACCTCCAGTTTGCATACCTTGGTATCAAAACGCTTTATGATCGCTACCTCATCAAAGATAAGAATGGTATGCCGATCGAGCTACCGCAGCACATGTTTATGGCGATAGCGATGTTTCTTGCGCAAAACGAGCTAGACAGCCAAGGCTGGGCGAAGAAATTTTACGACCTTATATCTAAATTTGAAGTGATGCTAGCCACTCCGACGCTCTCAAATGCCCGTACGACGCGTCACCAGCTAAGCAGCTGTTACGTAGGCAGTACGCCTGATAATATCGAGGGAATTTTTGATAGCTACAAAGAGATGGCATTACTTTCAAAATTTGGCGGCGGTATCGGCTGGGACTGGAGCAAGGTGCGTGCGATGGGCGGCAGTATCGACGGACACAAAAACGCAGCTGGCGGTATCATCCCATTTTTAAAAGTGACAAACGACATCGCAGTAGCGGTCGATCAGCTAGGCACTAGAAAGGGTGCGATCGCTGTTTATATCGAGCCTTGGCACATGGACGTGAGTGATTTTCTTGATCTTCGTAAAAATTCAGGCGAAGAGAGACGCCGTGCACATGAGCTTTTCCCTGCGCTTTGGATAAACGATCTATTTATGAAGCGTGTCAAAGAAAATGGCCGCTGGAGTCTTTTTGACCCAGCTCAAGTAAGTGATCTTTGCGACCTTTACGGCGAGGAGTTTGAGAAGAGATACTTGGAGTATGAAAGCGACGAAAATATCCAGAAAAATACCATCCTTGCAAAAGAGCTTTGGAAGAAAATTTTAACTAGCTATTTTGAAACTGGCATGCCATTTTTGTGCTTTAAAGACAATGCCAACAAGGCAAATCCAAACGACCACGAGGGCATCATCAGAAGCTCAAATTTATGTACTGAAATTTTCCAAAACACAGCGCCAAACTACTATAAGATCAAGATCACTTACGAAGATGGTGGTGAGGAGCTATTTGACGAAGAAGAAGACGTCACTGTCGATAGTGGCATAACTAAAAAGGCCAAAAAGCTTAGCGCGCTTGATAGCCTAAAAGGCAAGCAAATTTTTATCGTAGAAAAAGAGAGCATCGAGGGCAAAACGGCAGTTTGCAACCTTGCAAGTATAAATTTAAGCAAGATAAACAGCAAAGAGGACATCGAGCGTGTCGTGCCGATAGCCATCAGGATGCTTGATAACGTTATAGACCTAAATTTCTACCCACACAAAAAGGTAAAACACACAAACCTAGCTTCTCGCTCGATCGGCCTTGGTGTCATGGGTGAGGCGCAAATGCTAGCCGAGAAAAACGTAAAATGGGGCAGCTATGAGCATTTGGCGCTGATAGATAGCATAATGGAAAACATAAGCTACAACGCGATCTACGCTAGCTCAAATTTAGCCGTAGAAAAGGGCATCTATCCAAAATTTGAAGGCTCAAAATGGAGTAAAGGCATCATGCCGATAGACACTGCAAACGAGAACGCAAAGGTTCTTTTAAACGACAAAGGCGGGCTATTTGACGAAAATGTCTGCGACTGGGACAAGCTAAGAGAGAAGGTCAAGCGTGACGGCATGAGAAACGGCTACCTAATGGCCATCGCTCCAACTAGCTCGATCTCGATCCTAGTTGGAACCACTCAGACTATCGAGCCAGTCTATAAACGCAAGTGGTTTGAGCACAACTTAAGTGGCATGATCCCAAATGTCGTGCCAAATTTAAGCCCAGATACTTGGCAGTTTTACACGCCAGCTTACGAGCTTGATCAAAGAATTCTTATAAAAGCAGGTGCGATCCGCCAAAAATGGATCGATCAAGGTCAAAGTCTAAATATATTTATGAGCCTAGATAAGGCAAGCGGCGGATATCTAAGTGAAATTTACACGCTTGCATGGGAGCTCGGACTAAAATCGACTTATTATCTACGCTCAGAGTCGCCTGACAGCGAAAAACTAAACGACGTAGCTGACCGCTCGATCGAATGCGAGGGTTGTCAGTAG
- the purB gene encoding adenylosuccinate lyase, producing MVERYSRKEMAEKWSIQAKYDAWLKVEKAAVKAWNKLGFISDSDCEKICKNANFEVARIDEIEKTTKHDVIAFLTSVSESLGDESRFVHYGMTSSDCIDTAVALQMKESLELIISDVEEFMQAVKNRAIEHKHTLMVGRSHGIHGEPITFGLVLAIWYDEIARALKLIKDAKDTISYGKLSGAMGNLAHAPMEFEELTCVELGLKAAPASNQVIQRDRYAHVVSAIAVLASTCEKIAVAVRHYQRTEVYEAEEYFSPGQKGSSAMPHKRNPVLSENITGLCRVLRSYVTPALENVALWHERDISHSSVERFILPDMFITADFMLVRIKNLIANLVVYPENMMKNLNLTGGLVFSQRVLLQLPQRGISREDAYKIVQRNAMKVWADLQEGKKAIDEQGHSLFLQNLLNDEDLTKSLSKDEIKECFDYNYYTKNVDKIFARVFGK from the coding sequence ATGGTCGAAAGATACTCACGCAAAGAGATGGCTGAAAAGTGGAGCATACAAGCAAAATACGACGCTTGGCTCAAGGTAGAAAAAGCTGCTGTTAAAGCTTGGAATAAGCTTGGCTTTATAAGCGACAGCGACTGTGAGAAAATTTGCAAAAACGCTAATTTTGAAGTGGCTCGCATCGACGAGATAGAAAAGACGACAAAGCACGACGTCATCGCATTTTTAACAAGCGTCAGCGAGAGCCTTGGCGATGAGAGCAGGTTCGTGCACTACGGCATGACCTCAAGCGACTGCATCGATACAGCCGTCGCACTTCAGATGAAAGAGAGCCTAGAGCTCATCATCAGCGACGTAGAGGAGTTCATGCAGGCGGTTAAAAACAGAGCAATCGAGCACAAGCATACGCTTATGGTCGGTAGAAGTCACGGCATCCACGGCGAGCCGATAACTTTTGGCCTTGTGCTTGCCATCTGGTACGATGAGATTGCAAGGGCGCTAAAGCTCATCAAAGATGCAAAAGATACGATCAGTTACGGCAAGCTCTCAGGTGCTATGGGAAATTTAGCCCACGCTCCAATGGAATTTGAAGAGCTAACATGCGTTGAGCTCGGCCTTAAAGCCGCACCAGCGTCAAATCAAGTGATCCAGCGCGACCGCTACGCTCATGTGGTAAGTGCTATCGCAGTTTTAGCCTCTACTTGTGAGAAGATCGCAGTCGCCGTCAGACACTATCAAAGGACAGAGGTTTATGAGGCGGAGGAGTACTTTAGCCCAGGACAAAAGGGCTCAAGCGCTATGCCACACAAACGCAATCCAGTTCTTAGTGAAAACATCACCGGTCTTTGCAGGGTGCTACGCTCATACGTCACGCCAGCGCTTGAAAACGTCGCCCTTTGGCACGAGCGCGACATCAGCCATAGCTCGGTTGAGAGATTTATCCTGCCAGATATGTTTATCACGGCTGATTTTATGCTGGTTCGTATCAAAAATTTAATAGCAAATCTAGTCGTCTATCCAGAAAATATGATGAAAAATTTAAATTTGACAGGTGGCCTGGTATTTTCTCAGCGCGTGCTTTTACAGCTACCACAGCGTGGAATCTCTAGAGAGGACGCCTATAAGATCGTTCAGCGCAATGCTATGAAGGTCTGGGCAGACTTGCAAGAGGGCAAAAAAGCGATCGATGAGCAAGGTCACAGCCTATTTTTGCAAAATTTGCTAAACGACGAAGACCTAACTAAGAGCCTTAGCAAAGATGAGATCAAAGAGTGCTTTGACTACAACTACTACACCAAAAACGTAGACAAAATTTTTGCCAGAGTCTTTGGTAAGTAA
- a CDS encoding DEAD/DEAH box helicase, producing MSRANTLKYFLLSQYLEPKTLDEPKKTNTKFKKSIDLDITNFDEKFLQILRAFDSSLLKNGIEISIYGGIFETDLLALAISKLAKVKFQKEQILDELRSEQTSFEKAFCYKFKLSGDLVFCKNEQNFTLKDINLDDDLTPFFTPNSSDDLFISTAPWAMARLNHLKEISQSDFSKECERIKDKLSIHKEKMEFGKYIKLINDELKSALKTPFCNDFLRLEIKIINPNFKENDSLLNSFFIDDINLLIKFYESGRTHELTDQFLDEDSENKFERLDVRDEQNKRLVRDFFKAEEYPRSAFASDFALNFSQQIAVNNIIKKFKEKSGGIYSVNGAPGTGKTTLLKDVMAEVVTLRAMKLAQMSRHDIFAPVRDSSDKVLYFTLNKELQGYEMVVSSCNNGAVEILSKELSQLKSIGSYAGEIDYFKFIATRLLSADEKTNFGEKSFISKPAWGLFCIPLGSKQNKSNFVFNAINGVKIEKTHSQFEDISKEFKEFIEKDGFLMGLGKYLATGEEIDDYDEAKEKFNQALHEVNLLFSEIRIKEEELKSINSELINIDKRLDNYNSARQIDELLKPLIDELDLSKNELEQKATEANELTKFIGQNEILQEYLSAPIKPSFFIFQQILRTQAFEKYNNEAQKVSEINRQIAEQNLKASKQNSENKEKNEAKLNELKAQITQLEEKILELNTKIDHLNKLNDDFVRRQKLIGRSEELDSFLNGSFNQSNEEIQKSMPFMMERDLDGKSHKTKLFNARIKLFKEALNLHKATIFACKEAVRTNLRALSVIFNDEKMAEKNGLEAKYRREIIKGLFLLTPVVSSTFASFNNTFKELLNGDIGLLLIDEAGQANLTNALGALLRSNMAVVVGDPLQLEPVVTLPPALNNAILRYCDAKDEFNLLKSSVQLRADKVQNIGTYIKGEGKSIWVGSPLIVHRRCANPMFKISNETTYDDMMILGRNSESKLSDPNIKTEWIDVSSDEWIGNYNKAEGMIVKELLDGKLAKLKDSVKIITPFKDVCKNLKGAGTIHTMQGKEADVVIFVLGGATKGARAWAASTPNLLNVTLTRAKEVIYIVGNRENWSNLPYFEVAARKIDKGQI from the coding sequence TTGAGTAGGGCAAATACCTTAAAATACTTTTTATTATCACAATATTTAGAGCCAAAAACCTTAGACGAGCCAAAAAAGACAAATACCAAATTTAAAAAATCAATAGACCTTGACATTACAAATTTTGATGAGAAATTTCTACAAATTTTAAGGGCATTTGATAGCTCGCTTTTAAAAAATGGTATAGAAATTTCAATTTATGGTGGCATTTTTGAAACTGACTTACTTGCCCTTGCGATATCAAAGCTAGCAAAGGTGAAATTTCAAAAAGAGCAAATTTTAGACGAGCTGCGCTCTGAGCAAACCAGCTTTGAAAAGGCGTTTTGTTATAAATTTAAGCTTTCAGGCGATCTAGTATTTTGCAAAAATGAGCAAAATTTTACTTTAAAAGATATAAATTTAGATGATGATTTAACTCCGTTTTTTACACCAAACTCGTCTGATGATCTTTTCATCTCAACAGCTCCTTGGGCAATGGCCCGCCTAAATCATCTAAAAGAGATAAGTCAAAGTGACTTTAGCAAAGAGTGTGAGCGTATAAAAGACAAGCTATCTATCCATAAAGAAAAAATGGAATTTGGCAAATATATAAAGCTTATAAACGATGAGCTAAAAAGTGCGCTTAAAACTCCATTTTGTAATGATTTCTTAAGGCTTGAAATAAAGATCATAAATCCAAATTTTAAAGAAAATGATAGCCTTTTAAATAGCTTTTTTATAGATGATATAAATTTACTCATCAAATTTTACGAGTCAGGTAGGACGCACGAGCTAACGGATCAGTTTTTGGACGAGGACAGTGAGAATAAATTTGAAAGACTTGATGTAAGAGATGAGCAAAATAAAAGGCTTGTTAGAGATTTTTTTAAAGCAGAAGAGTATCCAAGATCGGCCTTTGCTAGCGACTTTGCTTTAAATTTCTCGCAGCAAATTGCTGTTAATAACATCATTAAAAAATTTAAAGAAAAAAGTGGTGGAATTTATAGCGTAAATGGTGCTCCAGGCACTGGCAAAACAACGCTTTTAAAAGACGTAATGGCTGAAGTTGTTACGCTTAGAGCGATGAAGCTCGCACAAATGAGTAGACATGATATCTTTGCACCAGTTCGAGATAGTAGCGATAAGGTGCTTTATTTTACTCTAAATAAAGAACTTCAGGGCTATGAGATGGTTGTTAGCTCTTGTAATAACGGTGCGGTTGAAATTTTAAGTAAAGAGCTTAGCCAACTAAAAAGCATCGGTAGTTACGCAGGCGAGATTGATTATTTTAAATTTATAGCTACAAGGCTTCTCTCGGCCGATGAAAAGACAAATTTTGGAGAAAAATCTTTTATCTCAAAACCTGCATGGGGGCTTTTTTGCATACCTCTTGGCTCAAAGCAAAATAAGTCAAATTTTGTTTTTAACGCGATTAATGGCGTAAAGATCGAAAAAACACATAGTCAGTTTGAAGATATTTCAAAAGAATTTAAAGAATTTATAGAAAAAGATGGCTTTTTAATGGGGCTTGGCAAATACTTGGCTACTGGCGAAGAAATTGATGATTACGACGAGGCAAAGGAGAAATTTAATCAAGCCCTACATGAAGTAAATCTACTTTTTAGTGAGATCAGGATCAAAGAAGAGGAGCTAAAAAGTATAAATAGCGAGCTTATAAATATCGATAAAAGACTTGATAACTATAATTCAGCAAGGCAAATAGACGAGCTTTTAAAGCCACTAATAGATGAACTGGATTTGAGCAAAAATGAGCTAGAGCAAAAGGCTACGGAAGCTAACGAGCTAACAAAGTTTATTGGACAAAATGAAATTTTACAAGAGTATCTAAGTGCGCCTATAAAGCCATCATTTTTTATTTTCCAGCAAATTTTAAGGACACAAGCTTTTGAAAAATATAACAATGAAGCGCAAAAAGTTAGTGAGATAAATCGCCAAATAGCTGAGCAAAATTTGAAAGCAAGCAAGCAAAATAGTGAAAATAAAGAGAAGAATGAAGCAAAATTAAACGAACTAAAAGCTCAAATAACTCAGCTTGAAGAGAAAATTTTAGAACTTAACACCAAGATAGACCATCTAAACAAGCTTAATGATGACTTTGTTAGACGTCAAAAATTAATTGGTAGAAGCGAAGAGCTTGATAGCTTTTTAAATGGTAGTTTTAACCAGAGTAATGAAGAAATACAAAAGAGTATGCCATTTATGATGGAGCGTGATCTTGATGGAAAATCCCACAAGACGAAGCTTTTTAACGCAAGAATCAAGCTTTTTAAAGAAGCGCTTAATTTGCATAAAGCCACTATCTTTGCTTGCAAAGAAGCTGTTAGAACAAATTTACGAGCTCTTAGCGTTATATTTAATGATGAAAAGATGGCTGAGAAAAACGGGCTTGAGGCTAAATATAGACGTGAAATAATAAAAGGATTATTTTTACTAACGCCAGTTGTTAGTTCTACTTTCGCATCTTTTAATAATACCTTTAAAGAGCTACTAAATGGTGATATAGGCTTGCTCTTAATAGATGAAGCAGGGCAGGCAAATTTAACTAACGCATTAGGTGCACTGCTTCGTTCAAACATGGCTGTTGTAGTTGGTGATCCACTTCAACTTGAGCCTGTTGTAACATTACCACCAGCTTTAAATAACGCTATTTTACGCTACTGTGATGCAAAGGATGAGTTTAATCTACTAAAATCATCAGTTCAACTTCGAGCCGATAAAGTACAAAATATTGGTACATATATAAAAGGAGAGGGTAAGTCCATTTGGGTTGGTTCACCACTTATCGTTCATAGAAGGTGCGCTAACCCTATGTTTAAAATTTCAAACGAGACAACATATGATGATATGATGATACTTGGTAGAAATAGTGAAAGTAAACTTAGTGATCCTAATATCAAAACAGAATGGATTGATGTTAGTAGTGATGAATGGATAGGTAACTATAATAAAGCCGAAGGCATGATCGTTAAAGAGCTTTTAGATGGTAAGCTAGCCAAGCTAAAAGATAGTGTTAAAATAATAACGCCTTTTAAAGATGTTTGTAAAAATTTAAAAGGGGCCGGTACTATTCACACCATGCAAGGCAAAGAAGCTGATGTTGTTATCTTTGTCCTTGGAGGTGCTACAAAAGGTGCTAGAGCATGGGCTGCTAGTACGCCAAATTTACTAAATGTAACACTAACAAGAGCAAAAGAGGTTATTTATATAGTTGGTAACCGAGAAAATTGGTCTAATTTGCCATATTTTGAGGTAGCAGCTAGAAAAATAGATAAAGGACAAATTTGA
- a CDS encoding purine-nucleoside phosphorylase, translating into MLVISAGKNEIFDFALPMGVGLVDMAINLTKFLQKRACIGADEKGINLKNIDPHYLAKIEAKFANSSNPELQNLSQNLSKNPERNLYQMPEKIVFVGSAGLYKDGEILQIYESSVGANIEISSVENRSYSPIECEISSIVSRGTIKINSSNFITTDKNLAHKIFEKGYFLENMEFFSVLKVAQIFKIPAYGIFVATNFCNKDAHADFVKNHAEAKKILTKYIKENM; encoded by the coding sequence ATGCTAGTTATCTCAGCTGGAAAAAACGAAATTTTTGACTTTGCCTTGCCGATGGGCGTGGGGCTAGTCGATATGGCGATAAATTTGACAAAATTTTTACAGAAACGAGCATGTATTGGAGCGGATGAAAAGGGTATAAATTTAAAAAATATCGATCCGCACTATCTTGCAAAGATTGAAGCTAAATTTGCAAACTCATCAAATCCAGAGCTACAAAATCTAAGCCAAAATTTGTCAAAAAATCCTGAACGAAATTTATATCAGATGCCAGAAAAGATAGTTTTCGTTGGCTCAGCTGGTCTTTATAAAGATGGTGAAATTTTACAAATTTATGAAAGTTCGGTTGGGGCAAATATTGAAATTTCTAGCGTAGAAAATAGATCTTATTCACCAATTGAGTGTGAAATTTCTTCTATTGTTTCACGTGGAACTATCAAAATAAATTCGTCAAATTTCATAACGACAGACAAAAATTTGGCTCATAAGATATTTGAAAAAGGCTATTTTTTAGAAAATATGGAGTTTTTTTCTGTTCTAAAAGTAGCTCAAATTTTTAAAATTCCAGCTTATGGAATTTTCGTAGCGACAAATTTTTGTAATAAAGATGCACATGCTGATTTTGTAAAAAATCACGCAGAGGCCAAGAAAATTCTAACAAAATATATAAAGGAAAATATGTGA